One Endozoicomonas gorgoniicola DNA window includes the following coding sequences:
- a CDS encoding GPW/gp25 family protein, translated as MNGIDAHTGKILSGQAHLRQSIADILRTPLGTRLMRRDYGSRLFDLIDAPVNSVWKSECYAAVAEALDRWEPRLKLDKVQVVSVSSGQVTLDLEGEYLPDGKPVTLEGLII; from the coding sequence ATGAACGGCATTGATGCCCATACCGGGAAAATATTGTCAGGGCAGGCGCACCTGCGGCAGAGCATTGCGGACATTCTGCGCACACCCTTAGGCACCCGGCTGATGCGCCGTGACTACGGCTCAAGGCTGTTTGACCTGATTGACGCGCCGGTGAACAGCGTCTGGAAAAGTGAGTGTTACGCCGCCGTGGCAGAAGCCCTTGACCGTTGGGAGCCACGGCTGAAGCTGGACAAGGTGCAGGTGGTCAGTGTCAGCAGTGGACAGGTGACACTGGATCTGGAAGGCGAATATTTACCTGATGGTAAACCCGTCACTCTGGAAGGATTGATTATCTAA
- a CDS encoding baseplate assembly protein encodes MAFTVIDLSQLPPPKVVEALDYEQTLSEILAELQQRYPDFSAPLESDPAYKIFEVCAYREMLLRAKINDEAQAVMLPYATDSDLDNLGALWNVKRLVIDAGDPDAIPPREKVMEKDDPYRYRIQLSMEGQTNAGTEGAYIFQSLSASGQVKDAKPKRQNDADIINTILSHEGDGTPSADLLKTVTDHLMQKHVRQLTDDLTVQGATITTYRVKADLYTQGGLGVEQVMNAARDAVQQFVESRHKLGAIVPVSGIYGALQQAGVSRVVLHEPAADITPTDVQAAYCSAIELTQKQEVLNSV; translated from the coding sequence ATGGCTTTTACCGTTATCGACCTGTCACAGCTCCCGCCACCCAAGGTGGTTGAGGCGCTGGACTATGAGCAAACCCTCAGTGAGATTCTGGCCGAGCTGCAACAGCGTTACCCGGACTTTTCCGCACCACTGGAAAGCGACCCCGCTTATAAAATCTTTGAGGTCTGCGCCTACCGGGAAATGCTGCTACGGGCAAAGATCAACGACGAAGCCCAGGCGGTGATGCTGCCTTACGCCACCGATTCCGATTTGGATAACCTTGGCGCACTGTGGAACGTTAAACGACTGGTGATTGATGCCGGTGATCCTGACGCCATTCCTCCCCGTGAAAAAGTCATGGAAAAAGATGACCCCTACCGTTACCGAATCCAGCTCTCTATGGAAGGGCAGACCAACGCCGGAACCGAAGGGGCTTATATCTTCCAGAGTCTCAGCGCATCCGGTCAGGTGAAAGACGCCAAGCCCAAGCGGCAAAACGACGCGGACATTATCAACACCATCCTGTCTCATGAAGGGGATGGCACACCATCGGCTGACCTGCTGAAAACCGTCACGGATCATCTGATGCAGAAACACGTCCGGCAGTTGACCGACGACCTGACAGTACAGGGTGCCACCATCACCACCTACCGGGTTAAAGCTGACCTCTACACACAGGGTGGTTTGGGTGTTGAACAGGTAATGAACGCCGCCCGTGATGCGGTTCAACAGTTTGTTGAGTCACGACATAAACTCGGGGCTATTGTGCCGGTGTCGGGTATTTACGGGGCGCTGCAACAGGCGGGTGTCAGTCGTGTTGTGCTGCATGAGCCAGCGGCAGACATTACCCCCACGGATGTACAGGCGGCTTACTGTTCAGCTATTGAACTGACTCAGAAGCAGGAGGTGCTGAACAGTGTCTGA
- a CDS encoding phage tail protein I — protein sequence MSDLLPPSATKQERALASLSERIEQLPVIYRKLWNPDLCPVEFLPYLAWAFSLDDWNDNWPEHIKRQSLKDALYQHRIKGSLQAVENAIARFGTTANITEWWQQSPKGLPHTFSVDISAQDNERQLPVLEIGTGDDVWLFCGQAIPVQTSRVYRVRFKVRQTVNSAGKSYVYAGVATLDKDFNALAGNPGAHRYCCVDGRSITTADGWQIFEGEITGEGNGSHNLFRHGTAYIRPMFIVNYNGGTGTAQVAELECWDLFENRQLVPNPRFENGKQGWSTRSAGKTVPDNAPGTIQAAAFRPDADLQDDIINAIKQAKPLRSDFNFNVGTVHAAPLELSAHVHQVVLSRETWE from the coding sequence GTGTCTGACTTGCTTCCACCTTCAGCGACTAAACAGGAACGGGCATTAGCCAGCCTCAGCGAACGCATCGAGCAGTTGCCGGTGATCTATCGCAAACTCTGGAACCCAGACCTGTGTCCCGTTGAGTTCCTGCCCTATCTTGCCTGGGCGTTCAGTCTCGACGACTGGAACGACAACTGGCCGGAACATATCAAACGCCAGTCTTTAAAAGATGCCCTCTACCAGCACCGTATTAAAGGCAGTTTACAGGCGGTTGAAAACGCCATTGCCCGGTTCGGCACCACGGCGAATATTACCGAGTGGTGGCAGCAGTCGCCCAAGGGATTGCCGCACACATTCAGCGTGGATATTTCAGCGCAGGATAACGAACGGCAGTTGCCGGTGTTGGAGATTGGGACGGGGGATGATGTCTGGTTGTTTTGCGGTCAGGCGATTCCGGTACAGACCAGTCGTGTGTACAGGGTGCGGTTCAAGGTCAGGCAAACCGTTAACAGTGCCGGAAAAAGCTATGTTTATGCAGGTGTAGCCACGCTGGATAAAGACTTTAACGCCTTGGCCGGTAACCCCGGCGCCCATCGCTACTGCTGTGTAGATGGTCGTTCCATCACCACCGCCGATGGCTGGCAGATATTTGAGGGTGAAATTACCGGAGAAGGTAACGGCAGTCATAACCTGTTCCGTCACGGTACTGCCTACATTCGCCCGATGTTTATTGTTAATTACAACGGTGGAACCGGCACCGCCCAGGTCGCTGAACTGGAATGCTGGGACCTGTTTGAAAACAGACAACTGGTACCTAACCCCCGCTTTGAAAACGGCAAGCAGGGTTGGTCAACACGCTCCGCAGGCAAGACCGTCCCCGACAACGCCCCCGGCACTATCCAGGCCGCCGCCTTCCGCCCCGACGCTGACCTTCAGGACGACATCATCAACGCAATCAAACAGGCCAAGCCGTTACGCAGCGATTTTAATTTCAACGTGGGAACGGTTCACGCCGCACCGCTGGAGCTTAGTGCCCACGTTCATCAGGTCGTATTATCCAGGGAGACATGGGAATGA
- a CDS encoding tail fiber protein, producing MSLTIHQSGIDAAINAQARGFAGVTLNRVDLYNGSSKIKPLTLKGVQVIEPSRIYVVAQDSTTDVYDVTKMQFYTDGGVLFATAQNDDGSIIQSKAANATLLLAHQLNLSANPGTVAPSGDVSIYAPQATESLLGTAEIATQSETNDGTDDRRMVTPKKLRAWWDTVRSWGNITGKPSTFPPATHNHDSRYYTEAEMNTKLAAKLSRSGGTLTGNGQITWGAGSEVGYIRQRGKGELQIGSDDLIEFMETDDNEVAVSISCNRKKLTVYGKAYVDSNQQVFADNYHPYADKLTTARTISLSGDATGSVSFDGSANKTLSVTVKDDSHNHTIANVDGLQTALDAGTRQATENQRGQAEIATQAKTDAGTDDRGIVTPKTLKSRLASWAAGLFKSAAYKDAGQADGQVALIGDPATNGNTAVIVSSGSNANGHYRVYSDGFTVQEGQASAGSNGVATITLPIEMNNKPRYASAIVNEFAIPSSGQRDALSKTYAAYIVPNSTGSSVQFLFLRAGQPLTASFTWKVTGY from the coding sequence ATGAGTCTGACCATTCACCAGAGCGGCATCGATGCCGCCATTAACGCACAGGCCAGAGGCTTTGCCGGTGTCACGCTGAACCGTGTGGATTTGTACAACGGCAGCAGCAAAATAAAGCCGCTGACGCTGAAAGGGGTGCAGGTCATTGAGCCGTCCCGCATTTACGTGGTAGCGCAGGACAGTACCACCGACGTGTATGACGTGACCAAGATGCAGTTTTACACCGATGGCGGCGTACTGTTCGCCACGGCACAAAACGACGACGGTTCAATCATCCAGAGCAAGGCGGCTAACGCTACGCTGTTGCTGGCGCACCAGTTAAACCTCAGCGCCAACCCCGGCACGGTTGCCCCGTCTGGTGATGTGTCGATCTATGCGCCCCAGGCTACGGAGTCGCTGTTAGGGACGGCGGAGATTGCCACCCAGTCGGAAACCAATGACGGCACGGACGACCGCCGGATGGTAACGCCTAAAAAGCTCCGAGCATGGTGGGATACTGTGCGCTCCTGGGGAAATATTACCGGCAAGCCCTCAACATTTCCTCCCGCTACCCATAACCACGATAGCCGCTATTACACCGAGGCGGAAATGAACACCAAGCTGGCAGCTAAGCTGTCCCGGTCGGGTGGAACGTTGACAGGCAACGGTCAGATTACTTGGGGGGCAGGCAGTGAGGTAGGATATATCAGACAGCGGGGAAAGGGAGAGCTTCAGATTGGCTCGGACGATCTAATTGAGTTTATGGAAACCGACGATAATGAAGTTGCCGTGTCGATTTCCTGTAACCGAAAGAAATTGACCGTCTATGGCAAGGCGTATGTTGATAGCAACCAGCAAGTTTTCGCCGACAACTACCACCCTTACGCCGACAAACTGACAACAGCCCGAACCATCAGCCTGTCAGGCGATGCCACAGGCTCAGTCAGCTTTGACGGCTCAGCCAACAAAACACTCTCTGTCACCGTCAAAGACGACAGTCACAACCACACCATCGCCAACGTGGACGGCCTTCAGACAGCCTTGGACGCAGGCACCCGCCAGGCCACCGAAAACCAGCGGGGGCAGGCTGAGATTGCTACGCAGGCGAAAACGGATGCCGGTACAGATGACAGAGGGATAGTGACGCCGAAGACGTTGAAAAGTCGGTTAGCGTCCTGGGCTGCGGGGTTGTTTAAGTCTGCGGCTTATAAGGATGCGGGGCAGGCTGACGGGCAGGTGGCGTTGATTGGTGATCCGGCAACGAATGGGAATACGGCGGTGATTGTTTCATCGGGCAGTAATGCCAACGGTCATTACCGCGTCTATTCAGACGGTTTTACTGTACAAGAGGGCCAGGCATCAGCTGGTTCCAATGGAGTCGCTACTATAACGCTGCCCATTGAGATGAATAATAAACCTCGTTATGCCAGTGCTATCGTAAATGAATTTGCTATCCCATCTTCTGGTCAGCGCGACGCTCTGTCTAAAACGTACGCAGCTTACATTGTACCTAACTCCACCGGTTCCAGTGTGCAGTTTTTGTTTTTGCGAGCGGGTCAGCCTTTAACTGCATCATTTACATGGAAGGTGACAGGGTATTGA